In Burkholderiales bacterium, a single genomic region encodes these proteins:
- the rapZ gene encoding RNase adapter RapZ, with protein sequence MQVILVSGLSGSGKSIALNVLEDAGYYCVDNLPVEFLPQLIELLNEQGRSQVAISIDARTGQTLSQLPQQVNLLRHQGIDVRVLFLEANTETLVKRYSETRRRHPLSDGRRTLTECVEAEREALEAIGELGHHIDTSELSPNTLRSWIKDFLALDRSRLTLLFESFGFKHGLPLDADFVFDVRCVPNPYYDPRLRPLTGLDAPVIEFLEKQDSAIGMLADIRYFVEKWLPCFVRDNRAYLTVAIGCTGGQHRSVYFAERLAERFRGEYQVLIRHRALAP encoded by the coding sequence ATACAGGTCATCCTGGTGAGCGGCCTGTCCGGCTCCGGCAAGAGCATCGCCCTCAATGTGCTGGAGGACGCCGGCTATTATTGCGTCGACAATCTGCCGGTGGAGTTCTTGCCCCAGCTCATCGAGCTGCTCAACGAACAGGGGCGCAGCCAGGTGGCGATCAGCATCGATGCCCGTACCGGACAGACCCTGTCGCAGTTGCCGCAACAGGTGAATCTGCTGCGCCATCAGGGCATCGACGTGCGCGTGCTTTTCCTGGAAGCAAACACCGAAACCCTGGTCAAGCGCTACAGCGAAACGCGGCGCCGCCATCCCCTCTCCGATGGCAGGCGCACCCTCACCGAATGCGTGGAAGCAGAACGCGAAGCCCTGGAAGCCATCGGCGAGCTGGGTCACCACATCGACACCAGCGAGCTGTCGCCCAACACCCTGCGCAGTTGGATCAAGGATTTTCTCGCCCTGGACCGCTCCCGGCTGACGCTGCTGTTCGAATCCTTCGGTTTCAAGCACGGGCTGCCGCTGGATGCGGATTTCGTCTTCGACGTGCGCTGTGTGCCCAACCCCTATTACGATCCCCGGCTGCGCCCCTTGACCGGCCTCGATGCCCCGGTGATCGAATTCCTGGAAAAGCAGGACAGCGCCATCGGCATGCTCGCCGACATCCGCTATTTCGTGGAGAAATGGCTGCCCTGCTTCGTGCGGGACAACCGCGCCTATCTCACCGTGGCCATTGGTTGCACCGGTGGCCAGCATCGTTCGGTGTATTTCGCCGAACGGCTGGCCGAGCGTTT
- a CDS encoding PTS sugar transporter subunit IIA: MTHLADLLAPEHILLDVAAASKEALYEELGRRLAASLLVPAKTITGSLLAREKLGSTALGHGVAIPHGRMKGLKKAVACFVRLLKPIPFGAPDGQPVRLVVVLLVPEQATDLHLQILSELAHLLGDPAMRQALAQTTDPLHVHRLFASHAAD, from the coding sequence ATGACACACCTCGCCGACCTGCTCGCGCCGGAACACATCCTCCTCGATGTGGCCGCCGCCAGCAAGGAAGCCCTGTACGAGGAACTGGGCCGGCGCCTTGCCGCTTCCCTCCTGGTGCCCGCCAAAACCATCACCGGCAGTCTGCTGGCGCGGGAGAAACTCGGTTCCACTGCACTGGGTCATGGCGTGGCCATCCCCCACGGCCGGATGAAAGGGCTGAAAAAGGCCGTCGCCTGTTTCGTCCGCCTGCTTAAGCCCATCCCCTTCGGTGCCCCGGACGGTCAGCCGGTGCGTCTGGTGGTGGTGCTGCTGGTTCCCGAGCAGGCCACGGACCTGCACTTGCAGATCCTCTCGGAACTGGCGCATCTGCTGGGTGATCCGGCGATGCGCCAGGCGCTTGCGCAAACCACCGATCCCCTTCACGTCCACCGTCTGTTCGCCAGCCATGCCGCAGATTAG
- the hprK gene encoding HPr(Ser) kinase/phosphatase, whose product MPQISVARLFEDMHAKLQLVWVAGVTGGHRILTSETVSKPSLALVGHLNFVHPNRVQVLGCAEMDYLRSLDEAGLRQAIDNLFSTELAAVIVANNEAVPQVLLDAANRTETPLFTTPQESPRLMQLLQHYLSKTLAECVTLHGVFMEVMGIGVLITGESAIGKSELALELISRGHRLIADDVVEVYQASPDTLEGRCPSLLQDFIEVRGLGILNIRALFGEVAVKPKKTLRFIVHLEHPADIHSAGYDRLQMQQEVEEILGVAIPKARLPVAAGRNIAVLVEVAVRSHILQLRGISSTQQFLERHDQYLRASQRDDGEK is encoded by the coding sequence ATGCCGCAGATTAGCGTTGCCCGCCTCTTCGAGGACATGCATGCCAAGCTTCAGCTCGTCTGGGTGGCAGGCGTCACCGGAGGCCATCGCATCCTCACCAGCGAGACGGTATCGAAACCGTCCCTTGCCCTCGTCGGCCATCTCAACTTCGTCCATCCCAACCGGGTGCAGGTGCTGGGTTGCGCGGAAATGGACTACCTGCGCAGCCTCGACGAAGCGGGCCTCAGGCAGGCCATCGACAATCTGTTCTCTACTGAACTTGCCGCAGTCATCGTCGCCAACAACGAAGCCGTGCCCCAGGTGCTGCTGGATGCCGCCAACCGCACGGAAACACCCCTCTTCACCACACCGCAGGAAAGCCCGCGGCTGATGCAGCTTCTCCAGCACTATCTGAGCAAGACCCTGGCGGAATGCGTCACCCTGCACGGCGTCTTCATGGAGGTGATGGGGATTGGCGTCCTCATCACCGGCGAGTCTGCCATCGGCAAGAGTGAGCTCGCCCTGGAACTCATCAGCCGCGGCCACCGGCTGATTGCCGACGACGTGGTGGAGGTCTATCAGGCCTCCCCGGACACCCTGGAGGGACGCTGCCCCTCCCTGCTCCAGGATTTCATCGAGGTGCGTGGCCTGGGCATCCTCAACATCCGCGCCCTGTTCGGCGAAGTGGCGGTGAAACCAAAAAAGACACTGCGCTTCATCGTCCATCTGGAACATCCCGCCGACATCCACAGCGCGGGCTACGATCGCCTGCAGATGCAGCAGGAAGTGGAGGAAATCCTCGGTGTGGCGATTCCCAAGGCACGCCTGCCGGTGGCGGCCGGGCGCAACATCGCGGTGTTGGTGGAGGTGGCGGTACGCAGCCACATCCTGCAGCTGCGCGGCATCAGCAGCACCCAGCAGTTCCTGGAGCGGCACGACCAGTACCTTCGGGCAAGCCAAAGGGACGACGGAGAAAAGTGA